A genomic stretch from Serratia entomophila includes:
- a CDS encoding enterobactin synthase subunit F, with product MPLVAAQPGIWVADQISPHRNAYAVAHCIELNGPIDPALLLQAITLGLNEVDTLRLRFEERDGVPVQWLDETLAVREPELVDLADSPDAAAAARALMEIDLAGELRAGSGMPLYRNVLMRLADNRWFWYQRYHHMLVDGFSFTAIARRIAALYSHLCRDEPLEPTPFTPFSEVVAEYQAYRQAPAWQRDADFWREKARQLPPAATLCPQPLAGQVPTPRIHRLEQHCDEHAFAALVQTGGQQKLNAADMAVALLALWVSRLSGQPSFSAGFIFMRRTGSAALCAAGPVINVLPMEMHLEPQATLYEAAARISRELKSLRRHQRYDAEQVQRDLGRIGDAEPLYGTVFNFKMFDYQLDFAGIEGITRDLASGPVRDLEIALFIDGNNQLKVELLANAERYSRQELQAHLRRLPLLLAQFAAQTDLPIGEADMLTPEDHALLARVNDTAHPVPATTLSSLLAQQAQRTPDAPALADAHFSFTYREAREQVGALARQLAAQGVRPGDIVAVALPRSVFLSLALMAIVEAGAAYLPLDTGYPDERLAMMLEDAAPRLIVTSPAQQARFAGQGDILLYDAPLPADRAAGVTVNGPTPDHAAYIIFTSGSTGRPKGVLVGHQAIVNRLLWMQHQYPLAADDVVLQKTPCSFDVSVWEFFWPLMVGARLVMAPPEAHRDPEQLQQLIAQHRVTTMHFVPSMLAAFVAALDGEPAVAACSSLRQVFCSGEALPAELCRLWQSRTAVPLHNLYGPTEAAVDVTWHPAHGAALARVTGANVPIGLPVWNTGLRILDARLRPVPPGVAGDLYLTGIQLAQGYLGRPELTAGRFVADPYGDGGRMYRTGDVARWLPGGEVEYLGRSDDQLKIRGQRIELSEIDHALLSLPGVRQAVTHALVLQGTPVDAGGDARQLVGYLVAQPGVAWDLDVLRAALADRLPPHMVPVALVEMDALPLSANGKLDRKALPQPQGGERKAGRAPQAGLEADIAAVFARLLQREQVFADDDFFALGGHSLLAMRLAAELRRDLGKAVSVGQVMVASRVEQLAQLLAEERTQEEADRCGFDSVLPLRTTDGPTLFCLHPASGFSWQFSVLPRYIDQHWSLVGIQSPRPDGPLALSEDMDQVVEAHLQTVLQVQPHGPYHFIGYSLGGTLAQGIAARLQARGEQVAFLGLLDTYPPETQNWDVMLDDNVLKEVQREREQFLAVSQDTLDPALGETRVAMFDNIEANYADSVRLLSHTRTARFHGQATLFVAKRTLQEGMDVQQTWAQYVDTLQAHELDCAHVDIVSPASFKVLGPLLNRILRAL from the coding sequence ATGCCTTTGGTTGCCGCTCAGCCCGGCATCTGGGTGGCAGACCAAATTTCCCCGCACCGCAACGCTTATGCGGTGGCGCACTGTATCGAACTCAATGGCCCGATCGACCCGGCGCTGCTGCTGCAGGCCATTACTCTGGGCCTGAACGAGGTGGATACGCTGCGGCTGCGTTTCGAAGAGCGCGACGGCGTGCCGGTGCAGTGGCTGGACGAAACCCTGGCGGTGCGCGAGCCGGAGCTCGTCGATCTGGCTGATTCACCGGACGCCGCCGCCGCTGCACGGGCGCTGATGGAGATTGATTTGGCCGGCGAACTGCGTGCCGGCAGCGGCATGCCATTATATCGCAACGTGCTGATGCGCCTGGCGGATAACCGCTGGTTCTGGTACCAGCGCTATCATCACATGCTGGTGGACGGCTTCAGCTTTACCGCCATAGCCCGGCGCATCGCCGCGCTGTATAGCCACCTTTGCCGCGACGAGCCGCTGGAGCCGACGCCGTTCACGCCGTTCAGCGAGGTGGTGGCGGAGTATCAGGCCTATCGGCAGGCGCCGGCCTGGCAGCGCGATGCCGATTTTTGGCGCGAGAAGGCGCGCCAATTGCCGCCGGCGGCGACCCTATGCCCGCAGCCGCTGGCCGGACAGGTGCCGACGCCACGCATTCACCGCCTGGAACAGCACTGCGATGAACACGCATTCGCTGCGCTGGTGCAGACCGGGGGCCAACAGAAGCTGAACGCCGCCGATATGGCGGTGGCGCTGCTGGCGCTGTGGGTGTCGCGGTTGAGCGGCCAACCCAGCTTCAGCGCCGGCTTCATTTTCATGCGCCGTACCGGATCGGCCGCATTGTGCGCCGCCGGGCCGGTGATCAACGTGCTGCCGATGGAAATGCACCTCGAGCCGCAGGCCACGCTGTATGAAGCCGCCGCCCGCATCAGCCGCGAGCTGAAAAGCCTGCGCCGCCATCAGCGTTACGACGCTGAACAGGTGCAGCGCGATCTGGGCCGCATTGGCGATGCCGAGCCGCTGTACGGCACGGTATTCAACTTCAAGATGTTTGATTACCAGCTGGATTTCGCCGGCATCGAGGGCATAACCCGCGATCTGGCCTCCGGGCCGGTGCGCGATCTGGAGATTGCGCTGTTCATCGACGGGAACAACCAGCTGAAGGTTGAGCTGCTGGCCAACGCCGAACGTTACAGCCGCCAGGAATTGCAGGCTCACCTGCGGCGCCTGCCGCTGCTGCTGGCGCAGTTTGCCGCTCAGACGGATTTGCCGATCGGCGAAGCCGACATGCTGACGCCGGAAGACCACGCTTTGCTGGCTCGAGTCAATGACACCGCGCATCCGGTGCCGGCTACGACGCTGAGCAGCCTGCTGGCGCAGCAGGCGCAGCGCACGCCGGACGCGCCGGCCCTGGCCGACGCCCACTTCAGCTTCACCTACCGCGAAGCCCGTGAACAGGTTGGCGCGCTGGCGCGTCAACTGGCGGCTCAGGGCGTGCGGCCGGGCGACATTGTGGCGGTTGCGCTGCCGCGCTCGGTGTTTCTTTCGTTGGCGCTGATGGCCATTGTCGAGGCCGGCGCCGCTTACCTGCCGCTGGACACCGGCTATCCGGACGAGCGGCTGGCGATGATGCTGGAAGACGCCGCGCCGCGCCTGATAGTCACCAGCCCGGCCCAGCAGGCGCGCTTTGCCGGCCAGGGCGACATTTTGCTCTACGATGCGCCGCTGCCGGCCGATCGCGCCGCCGGCGTGACGGTCAACGGCCCAACGCCGGATCACGCGGCCTATATCATCTTTACCTCCGGTTCTACCGGCCGGCCAAAGGGCGTGCTGGTCGGCCATCAGGCGATCGTCAACCGCCTGCTGTGGATGCAGCACCAGTACCCGCTGGCGGCGGACGACGTGGTGCTGCAAAAAACGCCGTGCAGTTTTGACGTTTCGGTGTGGGAATTCTTCTGGCCGCTGATGGTCGGCGCACGGCTGGTGATGGCGCCGCCGGAGGCGCACCGCGATCCCGAGCAGTTGCAGCAGCTGATTGCCCAGCATCGGGTGACGACCATGCACTTCGTGCCGTCGATGCTGGCGGCGTTCGTCGCCGCACTGGACGGCGAACCGGCGGTCGCCGCCTGCAGTTCACTGCGCCAGGTGTTCTGCAGCGGCGAAGCGCTGCCGGCGGAGCTGTGCCGCCTGTGGCAGAGCCGCACCGCGGTGCCGCTGCATAACCTGTACGGCCCGACCGAAGCGGCGGTGGACGTGACCTGGCATCCGGCCCACGGCGCAGCGCTGGCGCGGGTGACCGGCGCCAACGTGCCGATCGGCCTGCCGGTATGGAACACCGGCCTGCGCATTCTGGACGCGCGCCTGCGGCCGGTGCCGCCGGGTGTCGCCGGGGATTTATACCTGACCGGCATCCAGCTGGCGCAGGGCTACCTCGGGCGGCCGGAGCTGACCGCCGGCCGCTTTGTGGCCGACCCGTACGGCGACGGCGGCCGCATGTACCGCACCGGCGACGTGGCGCGCTGGTTGCCGGGCGGCGAAGTGGAATACCTGGGGCGCAGCGACGATCAGCTGAAAATTCGCGGCCAGCGCATTGAGCTGAGCGAAATCGATCATGCGCTGTTGTCGCTGCCGGGCGTGCGCCAGGCGGTGACCCATGCGCTGGTGCTGCAGGGCACGCCGGTAGACGCCGGCGGCGACGCGCGTCAGTTGGTGGGGTATCTGGTGGCGCAGCCGGGCGTGGCCTGGGATCTGGACGTGCTGCGCGCGGCGCTGGCCGATCGCCTGCCGCCGCACATGGTGCCGGTGGCGCTGGTGGAAATGGACGCGCTGCCGCTGAGCGCCAACGGCAAGCTGGATCGTAAAGCCTTGCCGCAGCCGCAGGGCGGGGAGCGCAAGGCCGGCCGCGCGCCGCAGGCCGGGCTGGAGGCCGACATCGCAGCGGTGTTCGCCCGTTTGCTGCAGCGCGAACAGGTGTTCGCCGACGACGACTTCTTCGCCCTCGGCGGCCATTCGCTGTTGGCGATGCGCCTGGCGGCGGAGCTGCGCCGCGATCTGGGCAAGGCGGTCTCCGTCGGGCAGGTGATGGTGGCCTCCCGCGTCGAACAGCTGGCGCAGCTGCTGGCCGAGGAGCGCACCCAGGAAGAGGCGGATCGCTGCGGCTTCGACAGCGTGCTGCCGCTGCGCACCACCGACGGGCCGACGCTGTTCTGCCTGCACCCGGCTTCGGGCTTTTCCTGGCAGTTCAGCGTGCTGCCGCGCTATATCGATCAGCACTGGTCGCTGGTCGGCATTCAGTCGCCGCGGCCGGACGGCCCGCTGGCGCTGAGCGAGGATATGGATCAGGTGGTCGAGGCCCACCTGCAGACCGTGCTGCAGGTACAGCCGCACGGGCCGTATCACTTTATCGGCTACTCATTGGGCGGCACGCTGGCGCAGGGCATCGCCGCCCGTCTGCAGGCGCGCGGCGAGCAGGTGGCGTTCCTCGGCCTGCTGGACACCTACCCGCCGGAAACCCAAAACTGGGACGTGATGCTGGACGACAACGTGCTGAAAGAAGTGCAGCGAGAGCGCGAGCAGTTCCTGGCGGTATCGCAGGACACGCTCGATCCGGCGCTGGGAGAAACCCGCGTGGCGATGTTCGACAATATCGAAGCCAACTACGCCGACTCGGTGCGGCTGTTGTCCCATACCCGCACCGCGCGTTTCCATGGCCAGGCGACGCTGTTTGTCGCCAAACGCACCTTGCAGGAGGGGATGGACGTGCAGCAGACCTGGGCGCAGTACGTCGATACGCTGCAGGCGCACGAGCTGGACTGCGCGCATGTGGATATCGTCTCGCCGGCGTCGTTCAAAGTATTGGGACCGTTGCTGAACCGCATACTGCGGGCTTTGTAA
- the entS gene encoding enterobactin transporter EntS: MSKPSILLDFGLLKSNRSFRAVFCARFISILALGLMAIAIPVQIQALTGSTLLVGLAVTLAGGGMFAGLLMGGVLADRHERRRLILFARSTCGIGFVGLCINAALPAPSLTAIYLLAVWDGFFGAVGVTALLAATPALVGRENIVQAGAISMLTVRFGSILSPAVGGLVIANMGIAWNYGLAAFGTLLTLLPLLSLPQLMPPPQPREHPLRALAGGFGFLFQNKVIGMVALIGALLTMASAVRVLYPALAGGWRVDASHLGFMYAAVPLGAAIGAFTSGRVAQVARPGWVMLLTAIAAFVAIGLFGLMPWYSLALLCLVAFGYLSALNSLLQYGLIQSLTPDNFLGRINGLWTAQNVVGDALGALLLGAMGAFMLPAMSASGFGFGAAAFGILLAFAMAGLRQVTLNKPQPQPVAEK, translated from the coding sequence ATGAGTAAACCCTCTATCCTGCTTGATTTTGGCCTGCTGAAGAGCAACCGGTCCTTCCGGGCGGTGTTCTGTGCGCGCTTTATTTCCATTTTGGCATTGGGGCTGATGGCCATCGCCATTCCGGTGCAGATCCAGGCGCTGACCGGTTCGACGCTGCTGGTCGGCCTGGCGGTGACCCTGGCGGGCGGCGGCATGTTCGCCGGGCTGCTGATGGGCGGCGTGTTGGCGGATCGCCACGAGCGCCGCCGTTTGATCCTGTTTGCGCGCTCCACCTGCGGCATCGGCTTTGTCGGCCTGTGCATCAACGCCGCGCTGCCTGCGCCTTCCCTGACGGCGATTTACCTGCTGGCGGTATGGGACGGTTTCTTTGGCGCCGTGGGCGTGACCGCGCTGCTGGCGGCGACCCCGGCGCTGGTGGGGCGCGAAAACATCGTGCAGGCCGGCGCCATCAGCATGCTGACGGTGCGCTTCGGCTCCATTCTTTCCCCGGCGGTCGGCGGCCTGGTGATCGCCAACATGGGCATTGCCTGGAACTACGGCCTGGCGGCATTTGGCACCCTGCTGACGCTGTTGCCGTTGCTGAGCCTGCCGCAGCTGATGCCGCCGCCGCAGCCGCGTGAACACCCGCTGCGCGCGCTGGCGGGCGGTTTTGGCTTCCTGTTTCAGAACAAGGTGATTGGCATGGTGGCGCTGATCGGCGCGCTGTTGACCATGGCCAGCGCGGTGCGCGTGCTCTACCCGGCGCTGGCCGGCGGCTGGCGGGTTGACGCTTCCCATCTCGGCTTTATGTACGCCGCGGTGCCGCTCGGTGCGGCAATAGGCGCCTTCACCAGCGGGCGGGTGGCGCAGGTGGCGCGCCCGGGCTGGGTGATGTTGTTGACCGCCATCGCGGCCTTCGTCGCTATCGGTTTGTTCGGCCTGATGCCGTGGTACAGCCTGGCGCTGCTGTGTCTGGTGGCCTTCGGCTACCTGAGCGCGCTGAATTCGCTGCTGCAGTATGGGCTGATCCAAAGCCTGACGCCGGACAATTTCCTGGGGCGCATCAACGGCCTGTGGACGGCGCAGAACGTGGTTGGCGACGCGCTGGGGGCGCTGCTGCTGGGGGCGATGGGGGCATTTATGCTGCCGGCGATGAGCGCCAGCGGCTTCGGCTTCGGCGCGGCGGCCTTCGGCATCCTGCTGGCCTTCGCCATGGCCGGGCTGCGTCAGGTGACCCTGAACAAACCGCAACCGCAGCCCGTCGCCGAAAAGTAA
- a CDS encoding MbtH family protein translates to MEKLNPFDDQQQRSLVLRNVQQQYSLWPDFCAIPSLWTVAFGPAAHAECVGWLEQHWQDIRPVSPPMA, encoded by the coding sequence ATGGAAAAGCTGAATCCGTTCGATGATCAACAGCAGCGCAGCCTGGTGCTGCGCAACGTACAACAACAATATAGCCTGTGGCCGGATTTCTGCGCCATTCCCTCTCTCTGGACGGTAGCTTTCGGCCCGGCGGCGCACGCAGAGTGCGTCGGCTGGCTGGAGCAGCATTGGCAGGATATTCGGCCGGTATCACCGCCAATGGCGTGA
- a CDS encoding YncE family protein, producing the protein MSGTIATPRALLSLLVAASLVVAGAAQAEDAGIKPQDIKRQALSSAVVEMAYSPAQQALFVSAPDWKEEARSRVLRLDPNTLRVQAEIPLKVKGFGVALDDAGNRLYLTQGFNGEVGVVDTAANHALSSIKLVDKVVLEQAYKQAGISGKRLDFLLEELKKFKITEDYQYRIREIKYDSHTGRLFLPGLGFGVDSVLYVVDTRAGKLEKVIPGFGYNAVGITLDEKGRRVFVSNMQGQVITLNADTLAITATHEVQADQLLNLVYDPAGNRLLGVDQGIDRDNYRNTHLGHDYVKRSSGHRVFALDADSGKVLASELTDEVPIGLLLDDRNQRLYVANRKGVRVEQGAGTLTVFDAKTLKRLQTVDLPPHPNSLALDPKGNALFVTVKNDGASTKAGKPESVVRIQLHAK; encoded by the coding sequence ATGTCTGGAACAATAGCAACCCCCCGCGCCTTATTGTCGCTGCTGGTGGCGGCCTCGCTGGTGGTCGCCGGCGCCGCGCAGGCGGAAGACGCCGGGATCAAACCGCAGGACATCAAGCGCCAGGCGCTGTCGTCGGCGGTGGTGGAAATGGCCTACAGCCCGGCGCAGCAGGCGCTGTTCGTCAGTGCACCAGACTGGAAGGAAGAGGCGCGCTCCCGCGTGCTGCGGCTGGATCCGAACACCCTGAGGGTGCAGGCGGAAATCCCGCTGAAGGTGAAAGGCTTCGGCGTGGCGCTGGACGATGCCGGCAACCGGCTGTACCTGACCCAGGGTTTCAACGGTGAAGTCGGGGTGGTGGATACCGCCGCTAACCACGCGTTGAGCTCCATCAAGCTGGTGGATAAGGTGGTGCTGGAGCAGGCTTACAAGCAGGCGGGCATCAGCGGCAAACGCCTGGATTTCCTGCTGGAAGAGCTGAAGAAGTTCAAGATCACCGAAGATTATCAGTACCGCATCCGCGAGATAAAATATGACTCGCACACCGGCCGTCTGTTCCTGCCGGGGTTGGGCTTCGGCGTCGACAGCGTGCTGTACGTGGTGGACACCCGCGCCGGCAAGCTGGAGAAGGTGATCCCCGGTTTCGGCTACAACGCGGTGGGCATTACGCTGGATGAGAAAGGGCGGCGGGTGTTCGTCTCCAACATGCAGGGGCAGGTGATCACCCTGAACGCCGACACGCTGGCGATTACCGCCACCCATGAAGTGCAGGCCGATCAGCTGCTGAACCTGGTGTACGATCCGGCCGGCAACCGCCTGTTGGGGGTGGATCAGGGTATCGATCGCGACAACTATCGCAACACCCACCTGGGGCATGACTACGTGAAGCGCAGCAGCGGCCACCGGGTGTTCGCGCTGGATGCGGACAGCGGCAAGGTGCTGGCCAGCGAGCTGACGGATGAGGTGCCGATTGGCCTGTTGCTCGACGATCGCAATCAGCGTCTGTACGTCGCCAACCGCAAAGGGGTGCGCGTCGAACAGGGCGCGGGCACCCTGACGGTGTTCGACGCCAAGACGCTCAAGCGCCTGCAAACGGTAGATCTGCCGCCGCATCCGAATAGCCTGGCGCTGGATCCGAAAGGCAACGCGCTGTTCGTCACGGTGAAAAACGACGGTGCTTCCACCAAGGCCGGCAAGCCGGAAAGCGTGGTGCGCATTCAACTGCACGCGAAGTAA
- the fes gene encoding enterochelin esterase yields MNTELQSESSKLLASSHAGSPGWWLKVARRGTPWVEPAGDGRWRATFFWRDPQGCELTSAYRRVWIHINCLTDHHQPNPPQSLQRLDGTDVWYWQTELNGAWRGSYCFIPCFDERPPEFSGDDAHANMHNVRHWWHQVFASATHDLLNPHRSWPGTSGNCLSGLHMPDAPPQPAWRAFDEYEIASGRCTPPPPARLQRHTWHSERLGNSRNVWVYTTGESRPGERPLAVLLDGQFWAQQMPVWDPLMQLTREGALPEAVYLLIDIIDLKHRARELTCKEDFWLAVQEELLPQLAEWAPHSDNPASTVVAGQSFGGLSSLFAGLRWPQRFGAVISQSGSYWWPRRDMLQQPTVPEDACWLMQQVELQGLGNHGALKVFMEAGSHEKLVHRVSGQMATLLSNAGHRVHYRVVEGGHDALCWRSGLTDGLQAAWAAAFATAYPTQSESSLSTAQGEHDGKAESVR; encoded by the coding sequence GTGAATACAGAATTACAGTCAGAAAGCAGCAAGTTATTGGCCAGTTCCCACGCCGGCAGCCCCGGTTGGTGGTTGAAAGTGGCCCGGCGCGGCACTCCCTGGGTGGAGCCGGCGGGCGATGGCCGGTGGCGAGCCACGTTTTTCTGGCGCGATCCTCAGGGATGCGAACTGACCTCCGCTTACCGGCGGGTATGGATCCACATTAACTGCCTGACCGACCACCATCAGCCGAACCCGCCGCAGAGCCTGCAACGCCTGGACGGCACCGACGTATGGTACTGGCAGACCGAGCTGAACGGCGCCTGGCGCGGCAGCTACTGCTTTATCCCCTGTTTTGACGAGCGCCCGCCGGAATTCAGCGGCGACGACGCGCACGCCAACATGCACAACGTGCGCCACTGGTGGCACCAGGTGTTCGCCAGCGCCACGCACGATCTGCTCAACCCGCACCGTTCCTGGCCAGGCACCAGCGGCAATTGCCTGTCCGGCCTGCATATGCCGGACGCGCCGCCGCAGCCGGCATGGCGCGCATTCGACGAATACGAAATCGCCAGCGGGCGCTGCACGCCGCCGCCGCCGGCGCGCCTGCAGCGCCATACCTGGCACAGCGAGCGGTTGGGCAACAGCCGTAACGTCTGGGTCTACACCACCGGTGAAAGCCGGCCGGGCGAGCGCCCGCTGGCCGTTCTGCTCGACGGCCAGTTCTGGGCGCAGCAGATGCCGGTGTGGGATCCGCTGATGCAGCTGACCCGCGAGGGCGCGCTGCCGGAAGCGGTCTACCTGCTGATCGACATCATCGATCTGAAGCATCGGGCGCGTGAACTGACCTGCAAGGAAGATTTCTGGCTGGCGGTGCAGGAAGAGCTGCTGCCGCAGTTGGCCGAGTGGGCGCCGCACAGCGACAATCCGGCCAGCACTGTGGTGGCCGGGCAAAGCTTCGGCGGCCTGTCTTCCCTGTTCGCCGGGCTGCGTTGGCCGCAGCGCTTTGGCGCGGTGATCAGCCAGTCGGGATCCTACTGGTGGCCGCGGCGCGACATGCTGCAGCAGCCGACTGTCCCGGAAGATGCCTGTTGGCTGATGCAGCAGGTGGAGCTACAGGGGTTGGGCAATCACGGCGCGCTGAAGGTGTTTATGGAAGCCGGCTCGCATGAAAAACTGGTGCACCGGGTCAGCGGCCAGATGGCGACGTTGCTGAGCAACGCCGGGCACCGGGTGCATTACCGGGTGGTGGAGGGCGGGCACGACGCCCTGTGCTGGCGCAGCGGCCTGACCGACGGGCTGCAGGCGGCATGGGCCGCTGCCTTCGCCACCGCCTATCCCACGCAGTCGGAATCGTCTCTTTCAACGGCGCAAGGCGAACATGATGGAAAAGCTGAATCCGTTCGATGA
- a CDS encoding TonB-dependent siderophore receptor: MNSKLSRYSLATIIGLGLGTSVMASAAQQTDTTATEENAGAADKKPRSEDTIVVTAARQNLQAPGVSTITADEIKKRPPARDINELIRTMPGVNLTGNSTSGQRGNNRQLDIRGMGPENTMILIDGKPATSRNSVRQGWRGERDTRGDTAWVPPEMIERIEVLRGPAAARYGNGAAGGVVNIITKKAGKELHGALNGYFNVPQHKQEGATKRTDFSLSGPLSDTLSFRLFGGYSKTQADAWDLNESHKSERVGAYASSIPAGREGVVDKNIDALLHWDFAHLQSLEFEYAYGRQGNLYAGDTQNTNTNALVQSNYGKETNRIYRETFGLNHRGAWDSGVSTNNYIQFERTRNTRLNEGLAGGTEGIFDTKNSGFGTTKLDDFLAHSEVSVPFELGVAQTATLGTEWNQQRMKDGTSTSQTLMGGTIPGMGNGTRSPYASAHIFSLFAEDNIELTDSTMLTPGLRYDLHSEAGNNWSPALNLSQELGDNFTLKMGIARAYKAPNLFQTNGNYLLYSKGQGCAGGDIRNGCYLLGNDDLKAETSVNKEIGLEFHNDGWLAGVTYFRNDYRNKIEAGTSRIATSSTGTAVYQWENVPKAVVQGLEGTLNVPVSEAVTWSNNATYMIENKNKSTGDYLSVIPKFTINSTLSWQATEDLSMQSTLTWYGRQKPKKYNYQGKPATGTETREVSPYAIVGASASYDVTKNLSITAGIDNLFDKRQFRAGNAQNVGDPITGAINIAGAGAATFNEPGRTYYMSINSHF, translated from the coding sequence ATGAACAGCAAATTATCTCGTTATTCGTTAGCCACCATCATCGGGTTAGGACTCGGCACGTCCGTCATGGCCAGTGCCGCACAGCAAACAGACACCACGGCCACCGAAGAAAACGCCGGCGCAGCCGATAAAAAACCGCGTTCGGAAGACACCATCGTGGTCACCGCCGCCCGGCAGAACCTGCAGGCGCCGGGGGTTTCCACCATCACCGCCGACGAGATCAAAAAACGCCCGCCGGCGCGCGACATCAACGAACTGATCCGCACCATGCCCGGGGTTAACCTGACCGGCAACTCCACCAGCGGCCAGCGCGGCAACAACCGCCAGCTCGACATCCGCGGCATGGGGCCGGAAAACACCATGATCCTGATCGACGGCAAACCGGCCACCAGCCGCAACTCGGTGCGCCAGGGCTGGCGCGGCGAGCGTGACACCCGCGGCGATACCGCCTGGGTGCCGCCGGAAATGATCGAGCGCATCGAAGTGCTGCGCGGCCCTGCCGCAGCGCGCTACGGCAACGGCGCCGCAGGCGGCGTGGTCAACATCATCACCAAGAAGGCCGGCAAAGAACTGCACGGCGCCTTGAACGGTTATTTCAACGTGCCGCAGCACAAGCAGGAAGGCGCCACCAAGCGCACCGACTTCAGCCTGTCCGGCCCGCTGAGCGACACCCTGAGCTTCCGTCTGTTCGGCGGCTACAGCAAAACCCAGGCCGACGCCTGGGACCTCAACGAATCTCACAAATCTGAGCGCGTAGGCGCCTATGCCAGCAGCATTCCCGCCGGGCGCGAAGGCGTGGTCGACAAAAACATCGACGCATTGCTGCACTGGGACTTCGCCCATCTGCAGTCTCTGGAGTTTGAATATGCCTACGGCCGCCAGGGCAACCTGTACGCCGGCGATACCCAGAACACCAACACCAACGCGCTGGTGCAAAGCAACTACGGCAAAGAAACCAACCGCATCTACCGCGAAACCTTCGGCCTGAACCACCGCGGCGCCTGGGACAGCGGCGTCAGCACCAACAACTACATTCAGTTCGAGCGCACCCGCAACACCCGTTTGAACGAAGGCCTGGCCGGCGGCACCGAGGGCATCTTCGATACCAAAAACAGCGGCTTCGGCACCACCAAGCTGGACGATTTCCTGGCGCACAGCGAAGTCAGCGTGCCGTTTGAGCTGGGCGTGGCGCAAACCGCCACCCTGGGCACCGAATGGAACCAGCAGCGGATGAAAGACGGCACCTCCACCAGCCAGACGCTGATGGGCGGCACCATCCCCGGCATGGGGAACGGCACGCGCAGCCCTTACGCCTCCGCCCATATCTTCTCGCTGTTCGCCGAAGATAATATCGAGCTGACCGACAGCACCATGCTGACGCCGGGTCTGCGCTACGATCTGCACTCCGAGGCCGGCAACAACTGGAGCCCGGCGCTGAACCTGTCGCAGGAGCTGGGCGACAACTTCACGCTGAAGATGGGCATCGCCCGCGCCTACAAAGCGCCTAACCTGTTCCAGACCAACGGTAACTATTTGCTGTACAGCAAAGGCCAGGGCTGCGCGGGCGGCGATATCAGAAATGGCTGCTACCTGCTGGGCAACGACGATCTGAAGGCGGAAACCAGCGTCAACAAAGAGATCGGGCTGGAGTTCCATAACGACGGCTGGTTGGCCGGCGTGACCTACTTCCGCAACGACTACCGCAACAAGATCGAAGCGGGCACGTCTCGCATCGCCACCAGCAGCACCGGCACGGCGGTTTACCAGTGGGAGAACGTACCGAAGGCGGTGGTTCAGGGCCTGGAAGGCACGCTGAACGTGCCGGTCAGCGAAGCCGTCACCTGGAGCAATAACGCCACCTACATGATCGAGAACAAGAACAAGAGCACCGGCGACTATCTGTCGGTGATCCCTAAGTTCACCATCAACTCGACCCTGAGCTGGCAAGCCACCGAGGATCTGTCGATGCAGTCCACCCTGACCTGGTACGGCCGTCAGAAGCCGAAGAAATACAACTATCAGGGCAAACCGGCGACCGGAACGGAAACGCGTGAGGTCAGCCCTTACGCCATCGTCGGCGCCAGCGCCAGCTATGACGTGACCAAAAACCTCAGCATCACCGCCGGTATCGACAACCTGTTCGACAAACGCCAGTTCCGCGCCGGCAACGCGCAGAACGTGGGCGACCCTATCACCGGCGCGATCAATATCGCCGGTGCGGGTGCAGCCACCTTTAACGAACCGGGCCGCACCTACTATATGAGCATCAACAGCCACTTCTGA